The proteins below come from a single Lineus longissimus chromosome 5, tnLinLong1.2, whole genome shotgun sequence genomic window:
- the LOC135487445 gene encoding TRPM8 channel-associated factor homolog: MAWRSEILNGVMAVRYAGATPGYIIVYGDSSDAILTSDTGETLIAAGELGRGRVVVFSHEVFVKSYTRNDLMRNNSTLLENVRSWVNGGRNSVIVDVNRMQDLESIPQNGFLVWAGGNKNTSTAMMQQMLDYVRDGGSLVCGVCPWGYAQVNHITVEEMPINFILKELGMCYATYDEYFSAPDQIMVRDNCADVARFDRALDLLKRGGDLSKVKKVLRNVGSIPLEAYPDIKPEIEALGRSYPSIPPTSDKPARSEEEKLVATLMCQVMIKEGMAGHVVVADGVNELPGTFENQPRLETVRVTIEGKEKQCVPTGCYLPAGTELTLSWNVLSGASSGWSVVVGAHTDELYNVADPLRRWPKVSMKKALNGGFVKLCNPFGGQVYLQSPERQGKLRVSLDNVVPSPRFTYETAKDWESVEAKKPGLWCDISGDLITFTLPSKSVRHLKDLGASMRHWDDVVRSHIDLRGIDPSRGRGQWVVTDEQPSVGYMHSGYPIVTHLDVADPNRRGSDPFLLFGDSIPNPTAGGFWGMFHELGHNFQDPSWTWSGTGEVTVNIFTMHAFDAMSTRKPWEHDFVKREMQKAKRYLDGGADYEKWKKDAFLALYIYAQQARDFGWDAFKRVFKEYEALPDSAKPKSEEDKITEWMKRFSLTTGRNQCPAFEFWGFPHTDEAVKSVKQLPPYLPSDEITKDMSPQRAKDITMKYMTM; the protein is encoded by the exons ATGGCCTGGAGAAGCGAGATACTTAACGGGGTGATGGCTGTGAGGTACGCAGGGGCTACTCCAGGCTACATCATCGTCTACGGGGACAGCTCGGACGCCATCCTCACCAGTGACACCGGAGAAACCCTGATAGCAGCCGGAGAACTAGGCCGAGGACGAGTGGTGGTTTTCTCCCATGAAGTGTTCGTCAAGAGCTACACCCGAAATGACTTGATGAGGAACAATAGTACGCTGTTGGAGAACGTTAGGAGTTGGGTGAACGGAGGGCGAAACTCGGTGATAGTCGATGTGAACAGGATGCAAGACCTGGAAAGTATCCCACAAAATGGATTCCTGGTGTGGGCTGGCGGGAACAAGAATACGAGTACGGCCATGATGCAACAGATGTTGGACTACGTCCGGGACGGCGGGAGCCTCGTCTGCGGAGTCTGTCCCTGGGGTTACGCCCAAGTGAATCACATCACTGTGGAAGAAATGCCTATCAACTTCATCTTGAAAGAGTTAGGGATGTGCTACGCAACCTATGACGAGTACTTCAGTGCACCTGACCAGATCATGGTTCGCGACAACTGCGCTGATGTTGCCAGGTTTGACCGGGCGCTCGACCTGCTGAAGCGTGGCGGCGATTTGAGCAAAGTCAAGAAGGTTTTGCGAAATGTCGGGAGCATTCCCCTGGAGGCGTATCCAGATATCAAGCCAGAAATTGAAGCTTTGGGGCGTAGCTATCCTTCGATTCCACCAACAAGTGATAAACCTGCTAGAAGTGAGGAGGAAAAGCTTGTAGCGACGTTGATGTGCCAAGTCATGATAAAGGAGGGCATGGCTGGTCATGTAGTGGTTGCAGATGGCGTCAACGAACTACCCGGCACCTTCGAAAACCAACCAAGATTGGAAACAGTCAGAGTGACCATCGAGGGAAAAGAGAAGCAGTGCGTGCCAACCGGGTGCTACCTGCCTGCGGGAACGGAATTGACCTTGTCTTGGAATGTGTTGAGCGGTGCGTCTAGTGGCTGGTCCGTCGTCGTCGGGGCACACACGGATGAGCTCTACAATGTCGCAGACCCATTGCGGAGATGGCCCAAGGTCAGCATGAAGAAGGCCTTGAACGGTGGTTTCGTGAAGCTTTGCAACCCATTTGGCGGACAGGTTTATCTCCAGAGTCCTGAGAGGCAGGGTAAACTTAGAGTGAGCTTGGACAACGTCGTACCTTCACCGAGGTTCACCTACGAAACTGCCAAAGACTGGGAGAGCGTAGAAGCAAAGAAACCAGGGCTATGGTGCGATATCTCCGGAGACCTGATCACCTTTACGTTGCCTTCCAAGTCAGTTCGTCACCTGAAGGACTTGGGAGCGAGTATGAGGCATTGGGACGATGTCGTGAGGTCGCATATAGACCTCCGTGGGATTGACCCGTCTCGAGGCCGTGGCCAGTGGGTGGTGACCGACGAGCAGCCTAGTGTCGGGTACATGCATTCTGGATACCCCATCGTCACCCATCTTGATGTGGCAGATCCAAATCGC AGAGGTTCGGACCCGTTTCTCTTGTTCGGCGATAGCATCCCAAACCCGACTGCAGGAGGCTTCTGGGGGATGTTCCATGAACTTGGCCACAACTTTCAAGACCCGTCGTGGACCTGGAGTGGCACTGGTGAGGTCACAGTCAACATCTTCACCATGCACGCTTTCGATGCCATGAGCACCAGGAAACCGTGGGAGCACGACTTTGTGAAAAGAGAAATGCAAAAGGCGAAAAGGTATCTCGATGGCGGCGCAGATTACGAGAAATGGAAAAAGGACGCCTTTCTAGCCCTGTACATCTATGCACAACAAGCGAGGGACTTCGGCTGGGATGCCTTTAAGAGGGTCTTCAAAGAGTACGAGGCGCTCCCGGATAGTGCCAAGCCGAAGAGCGAGGAGGACAAGATAACGGAATGGATGAAGCGGTTCTCGCTCACTACCGGGAGGAACCAGTGTCCGGCGTTTGAGTTCTGGGGCTTCCCTCATACCGACGAAGCGGTGAAGTCTGTGAAGCAACTTCCGCCGTACCTTCCCTCGGATGAGATAACCAAGGATATGTCACCGCAGAGGGCGAAGGACATTACGATGAAATACATGACCATGTAG